Proteins encoded in a region of the Paenibacillus sp. E222 genome:
- the sigK gene encoding RNA polymerase sporulation sigma factor SigK yields the protein MPGLFTAIALFIKELTLLVSYVKNNAFPQPLAEDDEAKHLRLMAEGNAHSRNLLIEHNLRLVAHIVKKFDNTGEDQEDLISIGTIGLIKAIESFQQGKGTKLATFAARCIENEILMHLRSLKKTRKDVSLHDPIGTDKEGNEITLIDILGTEADDVVDKVQLKIEKSKIYRNLDILDDREKEVVIGRFGLEAGGEERTQREIAKELGISRSYVSRIEKRALMKLYHEFYKAKQ from the coding sequence GTGCCCGGATTGTTTACCGCAATTGCCCTGTTCATTAAAGAGTTAACGTTACTTGTCTCGTATGTCAAAAACAACGCCTTCCCTCAGCCCCTCGCTGAGGATGACGAAGCCAAACATTTACGCCTCATGGCCGAAGGCAATGCTCATTCGCGTAATTTGCTTATCGAACACAATCTGCGCCTCGTCGCGCATATCGTCAAGAAATTTGACAATACTGGCGAAGATCAGGAAGACCTGATTTCGATTGGAACGATTGGTTTAATTAAGGCGATCGAAAGTTTTCAACAAGGCAAAGGGACCAAACTCGCTACGTTTGCTGCCCGTTGTATCGAAAACGAAATACTTATGCATCTTCGCTCCCTGAAGAAAACACGTAAAGACGTATCCTTACACGATCCAATCGGAACGGACAAAGAGGGCAATGAAATTACATTAATCGATATTCTCGGAACAGAAGCCGACGATGTTGTAGATAAGGTGCAGCTCAAGATTGAAAAAAGCAAGATCTACCGCAACCTCGACATCTTGGATGATCGGGAGAAGGAAGTTGTTATTGGCCGATTCGGCTTGGAGGCAGGCGGGGAAGAGCGCACCCAGCGCGAGATAGCCAAGGAACTTGGCATCTCACGCTCCTATGTTTCACGGATTGAAAAGAGGGCGCTGATGAAACTGTATCACGAGTTTTATAAGGCGAAGCAGTGA
- a CDS encoding esterase family protein — translation MKKRLSSILSLSITAALLVPTMAFATESNEGVTATSLQEIGNHGSVNASSFESQNALTPSAVVPAPPGYDSYRNNIPHGNTNLISYYSTTVGNARKAMVYTPPGYSPNKKYNVLYLLHGIGGDEYEWVNAMKPKNILDNLYSEGKLSDMIVVFPNGRAMKDDRPIGDIYAPDKVAAFERFEQDLLKDLIPHIEANYPVYKDRNSRALAGLSMGGGQSLNFGLKNLDTFAWVGAFSAAPNTKSVSELVTNPGQVASKLKLLWLSCGSSDGLLWVSQNFKNGLSSMNIPHTWYQDVGGHEPSVWNSGLYQFSQRIFK, via the coding sequence ATGAAAAAACGTTTGTCTTCTATTTTGAGTCTTTCAATAACCGCTGCATTACTTGTGCCAACGATGGCTTTTGCCACTGAGTCGAATGAAGGGGTCACCGCAACCTCTCTCCAGGAAATTGGAAATCATGGATCTGTGAATGCCTCAAGCTTTGAAAGTCAAAATGCGCTGACTCCAAGTGCGGTTGTGCCTGCACCACCTGGCTATGATTCATATCGGAACAATATTCCGCATGGAAATACCAATCTGATCTCCTATTATTCCACAACGGTTGGCAATGCACGCAAAGCAATGGTGTATACACCGCCAGGATATTCTCCGAATAAAAAGTATAACGTCCTGTATCTCCTGCATGGCATTGGCGGGGATGAGTATGAGTGGGTTAACGCTATGAAACCGAAGAACATTCTGGACAACCTGTATTCCGAAGGTAAGCTGTCAGACATGATCGTAGTTTTCCCAAATGGCCGCGCTATGAAGGATGATCGTCCGATCGGTGACATTTATGCGCCGGATAAGGTGGCTGCATTTGAGCGATTTGAACAAGACTTGCTCAAGGATCTGATCCCTCATATTGAAGCGAATTATCCGGTATATAAAGACCGCAATAGTCGTGCGCTGGCGGGTCTGTCCATGGGTGGTGGACAATCTCTCAACTTCGGGTTGAAGAATCTGGATACCTTCGCCTGGGTCGGCGCTTTCTCCGCAGCACCGAATACAAAGTCGGTGTCGGAATTGGTCACGAATCCGGGACAAGTCGCAAGTAAACTTAAATTGCTGTGGTTATCTTGTGGATCGAGTGACGGTCTGTTATGGGTCAGCCAGAATTTTAAAAACGGCTTGAGCAGCATGAACATTCCGCATACCTGGTATCAGGATGTAGGAGGGCATGAGCCGTCTGTCTGGAACAGCGGACTGTACCAGTTCTCTCAACGTATTTTCAAGTAA